The following DNA comes from Candidatus Krumholzibacteriia bacterium.
AGGAGGGCCTGACGGCCCAGCAGATCGCCGACCAGCGCGGCCTCAAGGGTCAGCGGCGGGTCTACACCATTCTGGACGGTGCGCTGCGCAAGCTGCGCCGCCTGCTGGAGCGGGAGTGAGACCCGGTAATCCAGAGGCGGAATCCGTCTCTTGAAGGCGTAACCAGCCTGCCCGGAGCGGGCTTGAAGGAACTATGACCGAACTCCACCTCACCGACGAGCAGCTCGCCTCCCTGGCGGACGATTCCCTGGCCGGCGCCGATCGGGGTCTCCTGCTGGAGCACCTGCGGTCGTGCCCGGCATGCCACGAGGCGTTCCGGGACACCGTTCGGTATCGTGCGATGCTGCTTTCGGATGCGTCGGTCTTCCGCGCGCCGGACGATGCCGTCCGCGCCGCCCGCCGCATTGGCGAATCCCGCCGCCGCACCGAGTCCCGGGCTCTCCCGGGGGTACGCTGGCTGCTGACCCCGGGCAGGCTCGCCGGGCTCGCCGCGGCGGCCCTGGTTGTCACCGCCGTGGGGCTGTGGCAGGCCGGCTACGGACCGATGAGGAACGACTACCGCGACGTGTTCCAGCCGCTGCGCCAGGCGGCCGTGAACGCCTCCTCGGAGGGCTCCATCGTGCTGCCCGGCACCGAGGACGTCGCCGCCACGTCGGCGCCGCTGTACCGCACCGGCCGGGTGGAGCCCAACGCGGCCATCCAGGCCGCGCTCAGCGAGCTGATGGGGGCCTACC
Coding sequences within:
- a CDS encoding tetratricopeptide repeat protein encodes the protein MTELHLTDEQLASLADDSLAGADRGLLLEHLRSCPACHEAFRDTVRYRAMLLSDASVFRAPDDAVRAARRIGESRRRTESRALPGVRWLLTPGRLAGLAAAALVVTAVGLWQAGYGPMRNDYRDVFQPLRQAAVNASSEGSIVLPGTEDVAATSAPLYRTGRVEPNAAIQAALSELMGAYQDRPSPDIAHWLISGCLATGDVERASIYARDARLRFPADTRFTVLDAIVAYRSDDMERAERLLQSALESDPENGAAMLNLALVQYETGQLASARRTLELVRTHFPCS